The genomic interval CGATATACATCTCCACTTCCACTTAGCTAAAAGAGCTATATTGAACTTCCGAATGTCACGAATGCCTAAACCTCCTTCCTCCCGCGGTTTACAAATGTTTTTCCAGCTTATCCATGATATCGGCTTATTATCCTTTCCCCAACCCCACAAGAACCTCCTTTGAATGTTGATGATGCTTTTGCATATCGACTCCGGAGCTTTAAACAGAGAGGTAATAGAGCGGTACCGCAGTGATGACAGATTTCACCAAACATACTCTGCCTGCCATAGATAGGAATCTCCCTTTCCATACGCTAAGTCTAGACTTCAGTTTATTCATGACAGGCTCCCaaaactttttcttccttggATTACCCCCCACCTCAGTACCCAAGTAGTTAAACGGTGTTTTCATCGTAGAGCAGTTTAGAGTCTTGGTGTAGCATTCAATGTCTTTATCAAGGACATTAAGACCTGTGAGCTTTGATTTGTGGAAGTTGATTTTAGCCCTGATGCTAGCTCAAAACCCCTTAGGATAGCCTTCAGAGTCACCACATTGATGAAGGAGTCCTCACAAAAGAATAAGGTGTCATCTGCAAACTGTAGGAGGCTCATAAGGGTCCCCTTTCTTCCTATCTTCAGGCCAGTTAAAAGGTTGGCCTTTACAGCTTCCCTTACTAGCCCCGTAAGACCTTCTGCTACCACCAGAAAGAGAAAAGGTGCTAATGGATCACCCTGACGCAACCCTCTAGATGGTATAAACTCTTCCGTTGGGCTTCCATTTACCAGAACTGATACCGATGCGCTCTCCATACACCCCCTAATCCACAAGATCCACCTATTGTGAAAGCCCATCCTTTGTAGCATATCATAGAGGAAGTCCCATCTAACTGAGTCATATGCTTTCTCAAAGTCCACTTTTAAGCAGAGACCACTCCTCCCACCTCTCCTCAAGTCCTCTACCACCTCATTAGCCATAAGAATGCTATCTAGGATTCCTCTTCCCTTGAGAAATGCCGATTGGCTTTCATCAATAACATGAGGGAGAGCGTTCTTAATCCTTTCCGCCAACACCTTTGCGATGTTCTTATACAAAGCGCCCACCAGGGATATTGGTCTGTACTACTCAAGCTTAGCAGGATCCCTGACTTTGGGTACTAGAGCAACAAAGGAAGCGTTACAGCCCTTCGGAATACATCCAGTTTCGTGGAACACAATCATGGCTGCCACAACTTCATCTTTCATAACTTCCCAGTTTTTCTTAAGGAAGTTAAAATTGAACCCATCCGGCCCTGGACTCTTTGTGCCTTCACACTGCCACACAGCAtctcttatttccttttccGTGAAAACAGCTATCAAACTGAGACTGACCTCTAACTAGAGAGACTTAAACTCAACCCCATCAAGCCTTACTCCGAGGTCTTTCGTTGCCTTGAACCTAGCCTCAAACAACTTCTTAGCTTCTAGACGCACCATACAaggttcctcacaccattgtCCCCCTACCTCCACTCCTTTAACTTCATTTCTAAGTCTTCTCCATCTCAGAGTGGAATGGTAGAATCTGGTACAAGAATCACCATACTTGAGCCAGCTTACTTTGGCTTTTTGGCACGCTAAAGAGTCTAACTTCTTATCAAGTTCCCTTAGGCGAGTTACCAACACACTCCTTTTCAACCTATCAGCCTCTGTAAGGATTCCAGAACAGTCTTGACAGTCAAGAACCTCAATTTCCTGTAGGGTTCTCTTCTTACTTGTATTGATATCACCGAACACATCCTTATTCCATGCCTTTAGATCACCCTTTAGACACTTCAGTTTTTCTTTAAACTTTACAAAGGCACTCCCCTGAACTGGGTAGGAATTCCACTTCTCTTTCACCATTTCACAAAAGCCCCTCTCCATAAACCATGCGTCAATGGTACGAAAAGGCTTCGGACCCCAGTCTTTATCCAACGACTTCACCACTATTGCACAGTGGTCTGACACTTCTCTATTTTGAACATACTGTTTGCACATGGGCCATTTATCCATCCACTCCCCAGAGACAAGAATTTTGTCTAATCTACTCTTTGCCGAGCCATTCGCGTTGAACCAAGTAAATTTTTTCCCCACTAAGGGGATATCAAACAGAAGATTGTCATCAATAAAGGTATTGAACCCCTTGATCTCTCTTGAATGGTCGTTTGGGAGAATTCTCGTGCCCGCACTTCCTTTCCGTTCGCTATGACTTATGGCATTAAAATCACCATATAAGCACCACACCTTGATTTGTGATGTAACTTTGATGTTAGATAACTCCGCCCAGAGAGACTGCTTTTCAGCCAGGTTGCAACTGGAGTAGATATTCACCACTGCACAATCCAGATTAGATTTGATGTAGCAGCCAAAAACAACTATATACCCCTTTCCCATCAAATGGCTAGAGTACCTAATCACTTCTTTAGACCACATCGACAGAAGGCTTCCTCTTCCGTTATCTCCTCCATAATGTAACCATCCAATGTTGTTATCCCCCCATAGAGAGTAACATTTAGTATCTGATAACTCCTTTGCTTTCGTTTCTTGAATACATACAAAATCCGCTCCCTCCCTATCTATAAGATGTCTCAAGTACCTAGCTTTGGTACTGCCCCCCATTCCTCTAATATTTAAGTTCACTATAATCATGGGATACCTTTCACAAAACCCTCCTTACACTGGTTCACAACCTCCAAATCTCTTTCTTCCAGACTACCATATTCTTTGATGACCTCATCTTCATCTTTTCTGCAGAACAAACCGCACTTTTTTCCGACTTCCCATAGATTGGGTGGTTCTTCTATTTCACACGTATGATTCAGCCGAGaattacaattatttatatcCTTATTAGAGATTGATGCTAAGGATATTTCATACCTATTGCTAGCCGGAGTGGCCACCTGTGCATACCTACCACTCAGCCTTGCCGATCGCCTTGGGTGGGAATAAGGTTCTCCCAAATCAGCAAggcctttcttcttcctcctaCGTGGTGGAGAATTGGATTTACTTCTCTCCTTCACCCCCTCCTCTCCTACTGAGATAACAAAGATTGACGCACCTTAGGGTCTCAGTCCGACTTCTCCACTGTCTTCGTCACCTGCAGTCTTGTGCTCCACCCTGGTGATCTCTTCTGGCCCTAACGACACCCCACGTTGCAATACCCAATCCCCTGAAATTCTATCATCAACGGTTGGTATATATGATGGTACTCGCTGACCTCCTACGGAGCTTTCTCTCCGCGTGCAGGTGAGACCTTGATCGTTGCACTAACCGGGCTCCTCTCCATCGGGCCTACCCACAGACCCCTCCGCTTCTTCTCCTTGTTGGACTGCAGCACCGGGCCCTCCCTCTGCTATTTGAGCCTCCATCTTCCCATTACGGCCCAAAGCCCCATATTTTTTGTTGGAGTTATTTTTATGCTCCACTTCCATGACCAATAATGACAAATCAGCTTGTACAAGTGGCCCCTCTAAACCTACTCCGCAGCCTAATTCTGAACCACCCACCAAGTCAACTCCTACACTTCCCTTATGCCCCATACTTTCCTTATACGTAGTAGTTACTTTTTCTTCTGACCTCTGCCCTACTTTGCTTTTTGTCAGAGAGCCCCCAAAAGGTGATTTTGTCTTATACGAGTACTGTTCATCTTCCACTATTTTCTCTTTCCCTTTCTCCTCCACATTTGCACGGCGGTCGTCCTCCTCCCATAGTTTGGGCACCTCCTCTTCATTGTTCACAGATAAATCTGTCTCTTCTATATATGTTTCTGACAAAGAAACGCTATCCGCCGACTCAGATGAAGGATATAAATCCTCACACCTTCCTCTAGGAGGCTCCGGGGGTTCTTCTTCAATAAGAATGTTACACAACTGATCATTTACCCTCACGCATTTCGCCATCTTCGCATTCTCCAGCTTCAAAATTCTTACTTGTATTCGAGCATACTCTAGTAGCTCCCATGAAGTAGTAGAATCTGCAACAGCCTTAAGAGTGGCCGACTGAACCATAAGACctataattttagaaaagcaATCCCTATTCCAGAAGACAAAAGGTAACCCATAACATCTCACCCACACTGTCTTATGGCTCGGATTGCTGTCAGCTGACCAAGGTTTGACACTCACAAACACAGTGTCAATCCATTCCTTGTTAAGCTTGATAACATCCTCCATGTTCTCCCCTGCTCTTGGCGTAAGCAGCACTAGGTTATCTCCCAGGGACCTCATTTCAACCATATTCATACCCCCTTTCACTAACTCCTCCCCTAGCTGGTCAACTCCCAAGTCATCTCTGAGCTTTCCCACAACACTTCTTTCCATCCACGGTATGATACATCGTTCTGCTTTAATACTTTGGCCCTTCCATTGCTTTTGGAATTCACCTCTTACAGCATCGACATATGACCTGCTCCCGTTCCTCTCCACCCACTTCTCCTCCCTTAACTTTTCCGGATTAGGCTTGTGTTTCAGCTTGTCTTCCTGCCCTGTGACATTCTTCCTCTCCCTGAATGGCTCCCTCAGAATCCTCCCCTCCACCCCAGCTGGTTCAAGTTGTTGACGACAGTATTTTGGTACATTCACAAAGAGCTTCTGGTTCCCTATGTAAATCTTATCCAGATCTCTCTCCAGACACCCTACGTTCTTTACTCCTAAAAACCTCACAAACCCAAACCTCCTTCCCCATTTGTTTGGTTTTCGTGCGATGAAAACCTCTTTCACTCTAGCCCATCTTTGAAACACCTtaaacatttcaaactcaccatGATCGTCTGGGAAGTTCGAGAAGAAAAAAGTTGTAGATTCATTTGTTTCCCCGTGATCTTCATGCCAACCGATGCGTCTTTCGTGTCGGTATTGTCGTCCTCCGTCACCCGTCCTCCATCCCTCCTGTCGGGGCATTATTGCTTAGCCCACTTCTTTCGTTGTGTTGGCCTTTGTGTGCTCTGCTGCTGCCgtgtttttatatatatatttttttgtttttctttccactaagtaaaaaaattatcagcGGAACATAAGTTTTGAATTTAATCATTTCATCACTTTATAGTTCGGATATTTTCAATTACTCTAAATGTTATAtgtaaagtttaattaaaataaaaacctgGTAAATGAAACAATAGCTGTCTCACAATCGTATTTAGCACGAAATTATTACCTGATTTTACATCACACGGTTTAAGTTAAGTTTTGCATAACAATGTGTAACAAAAATACATGGCTTTCATATGACATAAGGTTACATGGAATTCACCCCATTTTAACTGCTACAATTTGCTCTAATATTGATATAAGTATATATTGTCACCATTGTTACGTAatggtttatatatatatatatatatatatatatatatatatatatattaaaaaaatacactaaattatgaaatgacaattaattgttatattaattaaattaaatattattttataaattaacgTATTCAtactaaagtaatttctattcaTTACTAATAAattctttaataataattaattttagaaaaaaaaaattatttgttatattgactaaatttgatgctattttaaagattaaaaaaattagtattatttaaatttatttatattattgataaatagtatttaaattatatctaattaattactaaagttttagctaccaaagttttaactatcaattatttagattgttggtagttaaaatcttgataactaattaaatacaaatttaaaaattaattatcaataatagaaactaatttaaatatcaataaatttttaatttttaaaataatatataatttagtcaatataataaataattatttttttatctttaaattaatttctattagtaattttcttgtagagattattaataaaaattaacaaaagtAGTTTTTAAAGAAGTACTTTAAAGTTTGAATAAGTCactacaaaaattaatttaaaatataaataattaataattaatattaaatactaatttataaatttatttataaatttttattaataataaaataaaaattactttagatattaataattttttagtttataaaatatatagtatttaacttatttaatatagtaattaattattttttatctttaaaattaattattatttaatgatttgttttgtaataaaatatatataagtatGACATTATGTTAGGTAATAGTAGAATTAGTAGTATTGTATTTTCTTTCCATAAGTGTGAAAGTagaaaaattgttgaaaattgaaaTGTATTCTAAGAATACACTAGGGAAAGAGGGTTCTAGCAACACGATATTTTGCTCCTTTCTTTGTCTCTTTGTGGTGATATTTGtgtattttgaaattatttattgtattaatcCAACACACTTTATAGAAATTCAGTGAATGTTGTATCCATGTCGGCTAGGCCAAACTCTTCCTTTAACTAAACAAGAAGAATGTGATACATAAATAGACAACCTTTAATATTTGAACATGTTGCAACATGAGATGCTCCAAAAACAATGAACCTTCTTCTAACCTTCTTATCTGCCACCAAAATTCACTATAAAAAGGTGAAAGCAATGTGTATCCAACAACAACTTGGAGTTTAATGATAAAGGTGAGACGATGTTCCACATTTCTggcattaataaaataattgtacATATTATGTCAAGTGTGATTagtatgatatattttttaacctgaaaattaatttaaatgtcACAAGAAATTGAAACTTTCTTTTGAAACGTGACGATTAGATATGTGTAACAATCATGTTAAACAAGTACACATGCCCAATCTCTCTCTTCAAGAGTGTAATTTGTTTGTTGAGTTTGGATTTATATATGGGATTTGTTATTAGGTTATGGAAATAATTAACGATTAAGTGAATTTgtagaaaaaagaaattaagtTATAGTCCTTCGTTAATTGggtttgttttattttgaaatgggtGGACTTAACCATGTTTGTATGTTAGAActttcaaatattatttaagaGTAATTGcttatttagttattatagtaaaataaattcattcttatatttaaaaatattttaacttctttcaattttgttagatgaattaaaataaaataaaataaaatgtgtaaaaaataaaaagaaattaaaatgtcatgtatggaaattaaaatgaaatatttttaaatatataaaaacttaataataatttttttctaattagaaTAACTTTATACGAATAATTACACTTCATACAAAATGTTAAACACATGATCATTAGGGATTAGAGTTTAGGGTTCataacattaaatataaaaatatatgatttttcaGCTTGAATTCATTTTgttatttctttataaattcatgTTAAACATCTTTATAAACTATAACCTCTCAAATATACTCACATTCCatagttaaaaaattacttaccactaaataaaaaatatatattaataaaaaaaagaaaaatgaaaaaaaaatataggatCAAATAAAACACATGCACATAAACATATAAAGGGAGTTGATACATATTATTTATATGCTAATAAAAGAtgaaagagagtgaaatcatTTGAAGTCTAATTTTTTCTTAACCCTAAAATTATCAAGTTTATCAGCATAATGATTTTCttcataaaaatatgaaaaaatttaaactcTATAACATTACAACTCTTCATGCATCTGCTCCATCTTTCTCTAAGAGACCGATGAACAATTTGATGAGAAGAAAATGTTTGGCAGACCAAGGAAGAATTACATTAATCACACTTTCTTGTAGTCACCTTTCCAAGAATACACAATAGCAAAAAAATAGCACTTGTAATTTTCACATATAATGCATTATGACCTCCTAAATAAGAGGTGAAGCATCCAATGAGTTCCCCTTTACTGCCTTTAAAAATACTCTCAGAAGAAGCAAGATCGGAACATTCTCTTGTAGCCCATCAATATTAATCCAACCCTTATCAAAGAtctttcaaataatttgaacagtCCTAAGATCTTTCTTAGACCTATAGTTTTTATATCAAAGTacttaaaaatagtaaaatcaCTAATATCATTCTTCATTAATTTTTAGGGTTTAAGGTTACCTAATAAAGAGATATAACCGTTAGTTGTACAAATAACTGATTTCATATCAATGTTTCGTTGAAATCTAGAATGATTTTTCATTTTCCATATTAGCCAAGCATAAAAAATGATAACAactaaatgaaaatattttaaaagagacTACACTAAAAGAAGGCggctattttttatttaaaatggtGATTTTATAGCCACATTTGTTGTACATGTAGTCGTAAATACAAGAGATAAGAAAACGGCTATTTAGTTGCattcttaaatattatttataaatacgACTATGATAAATAGTCGtattcttatttaatttaaaaaaaaaataaaactctaaACCATAAACCCTAAGACAGCAATGGCGGAGGCAACAACGACAGAGCAGTGGTGACCTTTGCCaatacaagaaaacaaacaaataagagaaacgaaacaaatatataaaccaatggtgaaaaagaaagagagcTCGAAACGAACTTACAATGGCACGAAGAAGACAATGAAGGGTCGCAAAAGACGAGGGGAAGCACGAGAGCAAAAACATAAGATAAAACGAAGCGCCAGAGAACCCTAcgccaatgcaagaaaacaaacaaataaatttaatgaaaaaaaattataaagcattggtgaagaagaaaaagagttGATCTAAAAGAACTTACAATGGCACGAGAACACAATGAAGCCCGCAGAAGAAGATAGGAACACCAGAGAAAAAACAGAGAGAAAATGTGAAGCGCCAAGAAGAAATAAACTATGAAAGCATAAGTGGCACGCTTCGGAATtagagtaaaaaattatttaagaatgcggctatttgtaaaTTAGTTatggttattattatttatgaatattaattatgattttataattcttcatattatattaatatttttaatattatgtatataattattatgataatagttggcaggtaatagagatctgtgggtgatagttcgtaggtaatagagattagtggtaatagttggtaggtaatagataTTTGTAggtaaaagttggtaggtaataagatccgtgggtaatagttggtaggtaatgctgaatttcctacggattcagaatctgtgggtaatgtccgtaggtaatgttgttcgtagctaatgtccgtaggtaatgctgaatttacctacggactcaGGTCCGTGGGTAAAAATTCGtagataatactgattttttttgtagtgtttaaAAAATGTCACTACGTTTTGAAAGACAATGTATAACCCTAAATCACATTAAATAATGGGTCGTTGTTTTAAACTTTTGTACTAGTGCTACCTTCAACTTTAAAAAGCGAATGAAATCAATAGGAGATGATAATACAAAAAGAACACATAGAGGATGTAGACACACCCTTATATTGAACCTCCTTACTAGTAGGCATATGATTATGTAACTACTTACAGATAACCAAAGTTTTAGTAGGGGAAATGAAATTCACCCAAATTAATCTACCCCAATCACAAGAAGATTGagaaagtaaaaagaaaaaaagaaattcCATGCAATCTTTTGAGTCAACATTCAATAACCCTCCAAAGACCAATAGGTTcatcaatcaattaaaaaataaccaaATTCTTTAAATTATCTAGTTCAGACATATTAGATGGGAGAAGAGATATAAACCAACTATTACAACTCCAAGCTTGATAGACTTTAGTAGAAAGTTTCGACTACTCCCTACAAGGAACACCAATCATCTCATAAATGAAACATTTAGAGCACCAACTGTCATTCCATAAATTAATTTGTTCTCCATTACCGACAGTCCAACAGGTATTATCCAAAACAATATCATACCAATCATTAATACCCGATCAGATAGAGGAGGACTTGTACCAAAAAATCATCTTGtattttatactttaaaatcCTAGCTCTCATCAAACAAGCCAAAGGAGCATAAGTATATCAAACAAGTCAAAGGAGCATAAGTATAAGAAAGGTCCCAAGCCAATCTTAGAAAAAAAGGATTTATTTTCCATATGAATATTTACAACCTAGAAGCCACCTTCAAGCTTAATAGTACATAAGTTATTCCATTTAAGCGTaattaaattgaatttattAACATATCCAGTCATATGAAATTGTAATTCATCTAGCAACCTCTTTAACGAGACTAAATTATAGTAAAGAACACCAACTATCATAGAATTAACAAGCTAAATTCTATAGAGTTTAACTTTTCCAAGTCTTGAGACAAATTTTATCACTAAGAGGTTACACAAATTGAGTTTTAGGTGGCCCTATAAAGTTAGGAACAACTAAATAAGAAAACGGAAAAGAGCCTCTTTGACAACCAagcaaatatttaattttcctATTAAAGTGTAAAAATTACTCTTAGTAGCATTCAACCATTGGCAAGAAGTCATACCATAACTGTGCAAGAATTTGATGAGGTTAGTGAATTCCTACTctatacaaaacaaaaacatcatcaacatataacagATGAGATGGAAATGAGTAACCCTTGGAACTAGCCATAGGTAATATTTTTTGAGAATCCACCAAAGTTGAGATCCCCCGACTCAAGACTTCCTTAGCTAGGGAAAATAGAATAGGAGAGAaacacttagcctctcataccatttcCTAGGTGcctgcttcaatccatataacgccttcttaagcatgtacacatgctctggatttttatgatcttcgaaccctggaggctgagatacaaacacctcttcattaatgtaaccatttaaaaatgcactcttgacatccatttgaaacagcttgaaaccttgtatgctggaaaatgctaggagtaatctgacagcttcaagacgtgctactggtgcataggtttcaccaaaatcaattccctcttggttataacctttagcaaccagccttgctttatttctagtgatagtcccatgttcatccatcttgttcctgtacacccacttggttcctatgatattcatctcatgctttcttggaaccaaagtccacacttcattgtattcaaactggttcagttcttcctgcattgttgttatccaattgttgtcttgcagtgcttcttccagacttttaggctcaatctgtgaaagaaaggccactgttctgcagaaattattaagtgaattccttgttgagactcctttctcaattttaccaattacattgtctaGTGTAAGATCCCTGGGTGTCTTCCATTCCTTAGGCAATcttgcattcacagtagattctttgacaaaATTTTGATTAGCtgcatcaagctcactagattgattcttttgcacccttgttggccattacaagcatggaaaacaagaaaagaagatccaagatGTTTCTCCTAGACAAatgcctcctctagggttttctatcaccTTCTATTATCCCAATTGATGTTTAGGGTTATGTCTCATGCCTCAtgtttaacctagttgggcttgggctaagtgacttctcagCTGGGCGTGATTGAACTCACATGGGCGAGTTGGACGAAAATAAGCCCAACGTCTCTGAAGTGATCTCGTCTAGGCGAGATTgggctcgcttgagcgagatccTTTGGGAGCTTCTGGCTTGAACGAGTTTGGGCGAGTGTTTGGAgcgttccaactttcccttcttatcttgtatattcttcttttgacctttcatctccattattccctaaaatcctgaaattaacaaaaactttggaataaatcgttcttattcatattataatcacaaaatatgtaaaaatatttaaattcataaattaggggttatattatagttatttaatcaattaatatccataagttcatattttttaatatggaaTATTACTGAAGTATGACACTTAACAACGatctaataagaaaaaaattgatcaTTTAGCATAGTCGTATAGGCATACCATCTAAGTAATTGTCTAACAAACTGTCTAGCCAAAAGAATGGAGTAAATAACAAAGCATGAGTAACAACAAGAGTAACGAAAGATAAACACACAAAGAATTTATCCTTGTTCACCCAAAGTCAGGCTACATCCATTTCTTTTAAGCAACTGCTTAAGAGCTTCCAGTAAACAATTGATTACACGAGTATTCTCACCTCTCTAGGTTACAATGAGTATTATCTTCTCTTCAGGTTACAACGAGTATTCACACCTCTCCAGGTTATACATTCTTAATCTCACACTGAGATTAAAACTctcaaaagaaacaaagaacactTTTAAAGAGAACACGAAAGAAAGTTCACATGGGTATAACTTCACAAAGTGAAGAATTACAATGGTTTTGCACTCAACCCAGAAAACTAAATGCTCTCAAGACTATAGTAGACGCTCACAAAAGCTCTCAGTATTTCAACAAGATCataatatatcattttattGCTTAGCTTGCCCTTCCTTTGTTCTCCACCTTCAATCTCTTTATGTTAAATAGGGATGAACAAATTCATTAAATAGATTAAAATCTTTTCATTTTTGAACATAAAATCTCTTTGATTGAACGCGTTTTTAGTAGATATATCATTCAGAAGATTATGTTTAACAATTATACGAAAAACCTGTTACTCATTCAACATGTTCGTTAGACCATATAACAAGAACAAATCTATAGATGCTCGAAGAGTCTACTTTATATTGCAATTGTACAAATCATTATTAGAGCCAAGTAACACATTATGTATGAATTCTGTTATGCACTTAACGATTCTTATTAGAATGTCTAATGAACATATTCTATAGACGTTCAGATCATTTATTTGACTGTTTATCATGAACTTATGTTGTAGATGCTCAAATTGTTTATTAGACCATCTAAAGAACACTACAATTGTAGAAACattgtttagattttgtaatATACATGTAAGTCATTCAAACGGTTTTTGTTATCATTAAAACCTAGAGACATGAACTCAAAGGTTTTCTAGAGTTCATCAAAACGTCTAGGGCCTTAATAGACTACCTAGATAGATTTTCTAAGGTCTCAACAATCttccatttttttatgatgGCAAAACAACTTCTAGTGTGTGTCTAAAACATACTTTAACCATCAGAGCATACAAATTCAAACAACAAAACATACCCAACCCTACTACaacatcattaaatataaacaaattttagagacaaaaaataattaattgctatattgactgaattaaatattaaatattattttagagactaaaagaattattggtatctaaattagttttcattattgataaatagtttctatattggtatctaattagctacataggttttagttaccaattatttagattctaaagttggtagctaactagataccaatttaaaaattatttatcaataataaaaactaatttagatacgaATAATCTTTTAGTCTCTAGaataacatttaatttaatgGATATAgcaaatagttattttttatctctagaattagtttctatttaatgaattATTTGTAACAATAAGCAATTCACAAAACATACccaaaaagaaaatttataattatgattttaatttataaatttgtataattatgattttaatatataatttaaagtcaataattatattcataaacaaataataaattttaattataaaaaaatattttcaatgttattatttttataccaaatttaacttaaaatttaaaatataaataatttaataaaagaataaatatgaATAGTATGGTTAACAATTTtggaatatataaattatttacaataaaatattccaaataaaaattatgtattcGGAAG from Phaseolus vulgaris cultivar G19833 chromosome 1, P. vulgaris v2.0, whole genome shotgun sequence carries:
- the LOC137815492 gene encoding secreted RxLR effector protein 78-like — its product is MANEVVEDLRRGGRSGLCLKVDFEKAYDSVRWDFLYDMLQRMGFHNRWILWIRGCMESASVSVLVNGSPTEEFIPSRGLRQGDPLAPFLFLVVAEGLTGLVREAVKANLLTGLKIGRKGTLMSLLQFADDTLFFCEDSFINVVTLKAILRGFELASGLKSTSTNQSSQVLMSLIKTLNATPRL
- the LOC137815493 gene encoding uncharacterized protein, which encodes MGGSTKARYLRHLIDREGADFVCIQETKAKELSDTKCYSLWGDNNIGWLHYGGDNGRGSLLSMWSKEVIRYSSHLMGKGYIVVFGCYIKSNLDCAVVNIYSSCNLAEKQSLWAELSNIKVTSQIKVWCLYGDFNAISHSERKGSAGTRILPNDHSREIKGFNTFIDDNLLFDIPLVGKKFTWFNANGSAKSRLDKILVSGEWMDKWPMCKQYVQNREVSDHCAIVVKSLDKDWGPKPFRTIDAWFMERGFCEMVKEKWNSYPVQGSAFVKFKEKLKCLKGDLKAWNKDVFGDINTSKKRTLQEIEVLDCQDCSGILTEADRLKRSVLVTRLRELDKKLDSLACQKAKVSWLKYGDSCTRFYHSTLRWRRLRNEVKGVEVGGQWCEEPCMVRLEAKKLFEARFKATKDLGVRLDGCEGTKSPGPDGFNFNFLKKNWEVMKDEVVAAMIVFHETGCIPKGCNASFVALVPKVRDPAKLE